The following are encoded together in the Chanodichthys erythropterus isolate Z2021 chromosome 16, ASM2448905v1, whole genome shotgun sequence genome:
- the LOC137003081 gene encoding uncharacterized protein, which produces MELPQKKSVVVELQCWIFGFLLCLYFSLTLFEDCNMQRLEDLLRDSESIDGQDFAQQPPLSSWCQRQKEVQQCWQQARPQNIDNLLSAENIFQMTCNHCHVREAIIRCGECLPSEWFCAECDQLVHKRHKLHSRQTSMYGFYKYIPPTEFVKLHDGKYIVCEQGNAASSPVDAHGLQISIEALFVSISLKKHYLYRQNDRNKRCQKISQKIAQEKKRLLEEIQRYNQQPDGDLVDTISVVQKLSNKAAESMIWPWQEQNTDGVDIITKKKLFDQCLSHD; this is translated from the exons ATGGAATTGCCACAAAAGAAGTCAGTGGTAGTGGAATTGCAATGTTGGATTTTTGGATTTCtattatgtttgtatttttctCTTACTCTCTTTGAAGATTGTAATATGCAAAGGCTTGAGGATCTTCTTCGGGATTCAGAGAGCATTGATGGGCAGGATTTTGCTCAGCAGCCACCATTGTCCAGTTGGTGTCAAAGACAGAAAGAGGTCCAACAATGTTGGCAACAGGCGAGGCCACAAAACATTGACAACTTGCTGTCAGCTGAGAACATCTTCCAGATGACATGTAATCACTGTCACGTGAGAGAAGCCATCATTCGTTGTGGGGAATGTTTGCCCTCAGAGTGGTTTTGTGCAGAGTGTGATCAGTTGGTACATAAACGCCACAAACTGCACAGTAGGCAAACCAGCATGTATGGCTTTTATAAATACATTCCTCCAACCGAGTTTGTGAAACTCCATGATGGCAAGTACATTGTCTGTGAACAAG GAAATGCAGCATCCAGTCCGGTTGATGCTCATGGTTTGCAGATCTCCATCGAAGCACTCTTTGTGAGTATTTCTCTGAAGAAGCACTACCTTTACAGACAGAATG ACCGCAACAAAAGGTGTCAGAAGATTAGTCAGAAGATTGCCCAAGAAAAGAAACGCTTGCTAGAAGAGATCCAGAGATACAACCAACAACCTGATGGTGATCTTGTGGACACAATCTCAGTTGTGCAGAAACTCTCCAACAAAGCTGCAGAGAGCATGATCTGGCCTTGGCAGGAACAGAACACAG ATGGTGTCGACATTATCACCAAGAAGAAGCTCTTTGACCAATGCTTGTCTCACGACTGA